AGAGTTCCGTAACTGCAGGTGTGATGGAAAGAGCAGAGaacagaattagaagtggagcctgaagatgtgactgaagaGCTACAATCTCGTAATAAAACTTGGACCGATGAGTAGTTGCTTCTtacggatgagcaaagaaagcagTTTCCCGAGATGAACAccactcctggtgaagatgctgtgagcaTGGTTGAAATGACGACAAAGAATACAGCATAGACATGAACTTACTTGACAAGGCAGTGGCAGAGTCTGAGAGGATGgcctccaattttgaaagaagttctactgtaggtaaaatgTTGTCAggcagcatcacatgctacagagaaatgttTCCTAAAGGGAAGAGTCAACTGATGTGGCCAACTTTATCGTTCTTGTTTGAAGAAATTGCCAAAGCCACCCCaaacttcagcaaccaccacacTGGTAAGTCAGCAGCCGTCAGCATCAAGGTGagaccttccaccagcaaaaGGATCATAACTTGCTGAAGGGTCAGGTGATTGCTATCATTTCTCAGCAATAAGGTATTTTTAGTTAAGGAATgtacatttttagacataatgctcctgcacacttaatagactacagtatagtgtcaACGTAACATGTATACACTGGGAAACCACAACACTGTGTGAtgcactttattgcaatatttgctctATTGAGGTGATCTGGAATCAAACtcacaatatctccaaggtacgCCTGTAGCtgggttgtgttttttttaaatattaagatttaaaaactatcatgcggctcacgcctgtaatcccagcactttgggaggccaaagcaggtggatcacttgaggtcaggagttcaagaccagcctggccaacatggtgaaaccccttctccactaaaagtacaaaaattagctgggcatggtggtgggcacctatagtcccagctactcgggaggctgaggctggagaatcacttaaagccgggaggcagaggttgcaatgagctgagattgtgccactgcagtctggcctgggtgacagcaagagactccgtctcaaaaaaaaacaactatcatGCAGGCTGAAAAATAAGGTccctgaacaacaacaacaacaaaaatagctaATGACAATATTGACTTGGAGGAAGTTCCCCATCACATTGCTGAGTGAATAAAGGTGACTGAATGAATCAAACGGAAAGTATCTTCACCAAAGTGTAAACAGTGGCTGCTCTGACAGAATTTGGGATGACTTTTACTTATTGTATAAATTTTTTCGTATTGCTTTAATTGTTCACGATGGAAATTTTTTGTCTATAATCAATAGATTACAATATAGTTTTTTAGAgccatttttttgagacagggtcttgctctgttgcccaggctggagggcagcggcacagtcatggctcaccgcagcctcggcctcccaggctcaggtgatcctaccacctcagcctcctaagtagctgggactacaggcatctgcggccacacccagttaattttgtatttttagtagagatggggtttcgccatgttgcccaggctgggtctgGAACTGCTGGGCCAAAATGATATgcacacctctgcctcccaaagtgctgggattacaggcatgagtcactgcaccctgctgaagctatttttatttagaaaaagaattccaaggccaggctcagtggctcatgactataatcaaaccactttgggaagacaaggcagaaggatcgctggaggccaggagttggagaccagtctgggcaacatagcaagaccctgtttctacagaaaaaatttaaatcagccagccatggtgacacacgcctgtggtctcagctactcggaaggctgaggtgggaggatggcttgagctcaggagttcaaggctacagtgagctgtgatgacactgctgtactccaggctgggcaacagagtgagacccaatctctaaatacataaatgtatacaaaaagaattctacaaaatatttttaaaatttctcttgtaAGCCATTAAAGAAATTGCAGGAAATTTTAAATGTTAGACTTGACAATAAGTGAATACAAGTTTAGTATGGACTCTGATGCAAGCCAAATCGTACTAAAAAGGCACGTACCAAAAAAGACTGTAGACAAACTTCACGAATAATTGTGACTACAAaagtctaaataaaatattagcaaattgattCAGTGGTTCATAATGGGCATACAAGTATGCTTCCATATTAAGAAGGCTATTCACATAATGTATCTTGAGTGACACTGAAAAagtgttttattaaaaatgcaacaGCCAtacctgattttttaaatactgttgATAAACTACGAAGAAAAACAATAGTTGCTAAATATGCACAGCCACTTCTGCTTTACAGTTCATTACTGGCCATTGCACAACATCCTGTCTCACCAATATCCTCTTTGCTCCCAGACATGCTGGCCTATATTTACTTCCTTAAACACAAGAACGACCTTTCCCTGCTCAGGGCCTCTGCTCAGGGTGGCTGTTTTTCTGCAAAGCTCTTTGCCTATTGTGTTACAAGACTGGCTTTTTGTGGTCCTGCATGTCTCGGCTAAAAAGACATTAGCCATGGTTGTCTAACTCTACATGCTGGAAtttgatataatttatattatctcCTTTATaacttttcagatttttaatgttttattccaTATACgttcagttttcaaaaggaaaaaataattttttaatctttagtatattttgataaaatatactAGTATGTTTGGTATGTTTTAGTATGtttgataaaatacaaaacactgatgTAACTTTTCCCAAAAAATAGGTGGACAGTTGTCCTAATGTCATTTATTGCATAATGCAACCCTTCCCTGGTGAATTAAAGTGTTACCTTCCACATGAACTTGGCTGTTTCTTAAGTTTCTAGACAGTTCTACTGATCTGTTCGTTCTAGCACCAGTACCCCCactattttaaagttcttaaTATAGCAAGTGTCTCCTTGTCTTCAACATTTTCCTAGCTTATTTTCATTCCTATTTTATAGGAAATTTAAACAAGCTCTTGTTTCTTTAAAACCCTGTTACAATTTTAACTTTCAAATAGGTTAAATTTTAGAACAACTCAGAATATGCACCTTTGCAACATCTCATCTTTTTTATCTAGAATCTTGGTTATATCTGTCCATTTAATAAAGTTTTACTTTATGCCTCAATAGAGAATTTGAAGACCATAGCTGATTCTTATTAATATCTTAATGCATAGATTGTTTGCTGATAATGTGCTTCATATTTTAATCTTAGTATTCTTATCATTCATATATAATAACAGgtactatttattgagtgctctCCACATGTCAGCTCTTTGTGTTAAGTACTTTATTCCTTAATTTTCTCCTCACCCCAACccatttttcacattaaaaaaacctGAGTCTTAAAGAACACAAGTGACGTGCCTGAGGCATTACGGCCAAGAAGAGGCAGTGCTTCGACTTGAATTTAAGAGTTCGGGATCAATAGATGCCCAAACGTCAGCATCTCTCAATATATccttgtaacaaatctgcacatgcaccccctgaatctaaaagtaaaattaaaaaaaaaaaaaagagttcccaCAGGACGGTCTTTAGCGCTGCACTACGTGGCTTACGGGGACCATGAAAGCTGAGGGCCGGTTCATTTTGTCATGGGTCACTTCACTGACTAATcacaggtatctttttttttctaatgatgtTTCCACTGATTTTCTTAGATTTCCCAGAGAGATCATTATATCAACCAGTAATAATAAtacttcttcctcctttccaatattttatttctccacttcctccaaTTGGACAATAATCTTTTCTTGTAATGCATATACCTGTATTAAATACCACTTAAAACCCTGTATAAAATCATAACGTAACACACTAAACTTTAAACACTTCAAGACTATTGGAAGATGGCAGGATTAAAAATAAGGCTTAGACATTGTTTTTATAATATTCAGTATGTCAGCTTAGAAGTTGCTGGAATAAATAAGTTGCATACTTTCCATATTCTATTTTTGTGCCTATAATGACctgttgcttttattatttttaaagtttagtcCAAGATATTTTAATTCTAAGAAAAGAGTTGATTTTGCTTATCTTCGTGTCCTTATTCAAATGAGggcacttaataaacatttgttggtgTTAATGTTATAGAAAGTAGGGGGAATGGATGGAGATaaccagagtgagaactcacaGTTCCTTCTCCTGGGGATCTCAGAGAGTCCTGAGCAGCAGCAGATCCTGTTTTGGATGTTCCTGTCCATGTACCTGGTCACGGTGCTGGGAAATGTGCTCATCATCCTGGCCATCAGCTCTGATTCCCGCCTGcacacccccatgtacttcttcctgGCCAACCTCTCCTTCACTGACCTCTTCTTTGTCACCAACACAATCCCCAAGATGCTGGTGAACTTCCAGTCCCAGAACAAAGCCATCTCCTATGCAGAGTGTCTGACACAGCTTTACTTCCTGGTCTCCTTGGTGACCCTGGACAACCTCATCCTGGCCGTGATGGCGTATGATCGCTATGTGGCCATCTGCTGCCCCCTCCACTATGTCACAGCCATGAGCCCTAGGCTCTGTGTCTTGCTCCTCTCCCTGTGTTGGGGGCTGTCTGTTCTCTATGgcctcctcctcaccctcctcaTGAACAGGGTGACCTTCTGTGGGCCTCGAGAGATACACTACCTCTTCTGTGAGATGTACGTCCTGCTGCGGCTGGCATGTTCCAACACCCACATCATTCACACAGTGTTGGTTGCCACTGGCTGCTTCATCTTCCTCACCCCCTTAGGGTTCATGACCACATCCTATGTACGTATTGTCAGAACCATCCTTCAAATACCCTCAGCCTCTAAGAAATACAAAACCTTTTCTACCTGTGCCTCCCATTTGGGTGTGGTCTCCCTCTTTTATGGGACGCTTGCTATGGTGTACCTGCAGCCCCTCCATACCTACTCCATGAAGGACTCAGTAGCCACAGTGATGTATGCTGTGGTGACACCTATGATCAACCCTTTCATCTACAGCCTGAGGAACAAGGATATGCATGGGGTTCTGGGAAGAGTCCTAGGGAGACCCTTTCAGAGGCCTAAATGAAGGTAATTTTGGAAAGGGGATTGAAGTGGAGACCGGAAATATCCTTCACCACACATAAGGCATTATGCTTTGGGATATACAACAGTCAGAGTACAGCTCCAGCTCAGAATGAGCATATCTACCTGTGGTGAAGAAAAGACACAATGTGTATCCCAGTGCCTCCCAGACCTCACCAGCCTTGGAAATAAATAATGTCATGCTAACACTACTACCAGGATTTTACAGGGTCAAATATTTAAACCTGCTTGATCATAGGCCCACAGTCCTAGGcttatctatatatacacagtcaTAGCTTAGGGAGGGCTCTCATGTTTTCTAGCACCCATTCACTTATAACCCAGAGGTTTGGCTTCTCTAAGGAGCCTGCTATCTTCAAGCTCTTTGGAGAAGACACTTTGCACTACCCCTACCACAGATGCCCTGGGTGAGGCTTCCCCTTTCTTGATGCTCTAACAGGTACAACATGCACCACTTCAATGTTGACATATAGTCACTCTGGACACAGCCCATATGGTTCATGCAGAAATGCCAACAAGATTCCTCTTGTGCTCTGGGTTGATTTTATCTTTGGGGCCTCAAAGCAACACTCTCTTGCCTTTTCCCTGCATTCCTTTTCTCTGTAGGAAGTCAGACCTTGCCCTTGGAAAGACCATCCTATCTTTTATTTCTGTAGTTCCTCACCTTCCTTCTCTTCATGCAAGAATTCCATCCACCCCTGAAAACAAAACTCTCAAACATAAATGCATATTCATAAATAGCAGTGGTAGTACGGCCAGTAGAAGGGGAAGATTCTAGAACAAATGAACAATTTAGTGATCCCAGAGAACATAGAGGAAAggagatattttaataaataaattgggAATCGaactcaataaaatataaaacaaaaatacaatgaagaggattttaaaagccaaagataggttcttttaaaataaaatgaagtgaacAAACCCCTGGAATAttgagcaaagaaagaaaagacatgagTAAACACTACAGTGGGAAGAATGGTGGtaaaaactaaagataacatcAAGATTAGGGTGATGAAGAGGGAATATCATCAACATCTACATGCCAATAATTTTGAACattttgacaaaataaataattccttgaaaaaaatgtgacttttcaaagctgactcaagaagaaatggaaaaattaaatagTCCTATAACTAGAATTTAAgcaatcattttaaatattcatatatatatgaatatgtacacATATCAGAAATATAAATCCATTTATAAGCAACTTTTAGGAAGTTAGGAATcatccagttttttaaaaaaaaaatttgcagagaatagaaaaagaaataaaacttcccAAATAGTTTTATGTCATAATTATCACCTGATATCAAAGCAGAAAAAGAGGACAAGAAAAAGTGCAAGAGctaatttcacttaaaaatataaatacaggtATCCCAAAGAAAATACTAGTAAATTGAATCCAacagacaatttaaaaataataatactgcgTAAGTACCCATTAGGATATATCAAAGGTATATAAAGATAATTTGATACTTTTTAATCCATAAGTGTTTATTATATtgacaaataaaaaggaaaaatcaacatgtcaatagatgcagagaaagacAAAATTCTAAACAAATGTTGTCCTTGATAaagcaataaatttttattaaatcacatcttttcatgtacgtctttttaatattttgtataatataatGGCTAGTACCAGAGAGCACTTCTGCATCTCAAAGTACAATGATTGTCTTGTGAGGAAGTACTTGAATGATTGAATTTGGGCTCAACCAGCCATTTCAtggaacattatttttatttgttagaaTTACTGATAAACTATAGTTATTCAGAATGGGTATTTGGCACGCGTTGccacaaaataaatgaagtgagCCTGTCGCTGTAAGAAAAACTGACAGTATTTGTTGacagtaataaatatttggtctaTCAAGCAATATCACCCCTTTGGAAAATTCGTCCATCATGGTGATggatatatatttcacatatatatgaaatgtgtCAACACTGGAAGATCTGCATAACTCAGTGAGCCAGTATTTTTCAAATGACCAATGCATTATGTGAAAAAgttacacacaaataaaagattaACTTAAAATGCAAAAGAAGCCAATGGATTTTAATGACATAGGGGATAAAATGTCTATTCACGTGTTATCAGATTCTGCATTGCTactaacctttaagaaactaccacttaTCACGTTTTGATGTAGTATCAAATAATATTAATTGAAAAGGTTATTAACATAATCCTCTCTTTTGCAATTACACATCTGTATAAGGCTGGATTTTCTTCATACATGTCAACCAAAATAACGTATCACTACAAATAAATGCAGAAGCTGATACAGGAATCTAGCTCTCTTCtgttaagccagacattaaaaagattggaaaaaaagtaaaaccatgCTATTCTtcaataaatttcttttaaaaatatagttatttctatttaaaatccTACTATAAAAACATGTCATGGtaatattattgttttatgagggaattagtaaataaatattttaaatgtctttctaATATGAGAAAATCAGTAGATAAAACCCATATAAACACAGCTCATGGCTCTTTTGGTCCCAAAAATTTTAAGCAGGTAAATGCATCCTGAAaccaaaagtttgagaactgttCTCCTAAAGTACAAACATACTTGAAAATTGTTCTCAAATTCAGAAATCAATTCCTTTGAAAAGGAGAACAAAATGAGGGAAAGGAATAGGGATAATGCTTTAGTGTtatctataatattttaaatcttttttacagaaagaagtgacatgatcaggtaacaaattaatatttttaattttgtggatggtgtatatgtgtctaaaattattttattttattatatgcttGAAATATGCCACTAAAGAAAATGTAACACTTATTTTTaaccctaaaatatttattaagtagtattaaatTCCTTTGTTATTTTCAAACTCATATTTTTAATGGCTCTTTAACAAATTAGTTATTTAAAACATATAGCCTTATATGTGCTGGCAATTCCAACAGATAACACATAAATTCCAGCAGATAAGGTTACAAATAGAACACACTTTCAAATTACCTTCCTCTTTTCGTGATCAAAGACTATAAAACGTCATATACTTACTGACCATTCCTTCTCAATATTGATAATAGAATCAGAAATagtctcttgttttattttcataaatacttGGGGAAGACATTGAggctttaacatttttaatttggaaTGATGTTTACATTGTACAAGTATATGACATAAAACCATTTTCAGGTAGAGTTTAAGTGACTTGAAATCAAAGCTGAGCTGAAAGGGAAGTGACTCTGTTTCGCCCACACTATCTAAAGGCTGATATTGTTCCCGTTTCCTAGCTGAACTGTTTGCTCTTTCATAGAAAATGGAACTATGcagaaattgtatttaaaaatgtatattgcaaatttATAAAGGGAGGATAGGACAGAAAACCACTATGGGAAGAAAAAACTGTAACAGAGAATCAGAATgcaaaaacccagaaaaaaaacTCAGTACTTAAAAATTCTAATACATCTTTTACCACAGTAATTATATAAACTAAAATTAGAATCTAATTTTTGCCTAATTATACCTTATAAGACACAAGTATAATTGAATTTATGCCATGGTTAAGTGCTATTCTACCTTACACTACATCATCTATACTATTGCGAAGCACTTACTCCCAATTTTAACTGTATGTGAAAGGAATAAAAGTCTTCAGCAATCTAGGCATGCAATCTTTCTCAATTGAGTGAGTTAAATGGTACCTGGAAAAGGGTTTGATACGGTGTCAAAATATGAGATATAAAAAGATAGCTTATATCTGTGAGGTTTTTATTATGCCATTGAATTAATAAAGACTTTAAAGAATGAATCAGACTTTAAAACTCATATATTCATGGATCTGTAGAGACAAAAGTCATGGTTATTTCTAACCAAAATTAGCTGAAGCATTATTTCTATTACTTTTCTATTATGCTCGCTGGtgtcaagaaaggaaggaaatcataTTTCTGACATCTGCCAGATTACAGGACTTTCAAATGTTTCCCATTGAGTCCTTTAAACAATCTTATGAACaaggttttgttatttttattttacaaatgaggaaacagatacATAAGCAATTTTCCTAAGTAAATCACAGGTCAGTTATTCAAATTCATTTAGTTTAAGAAAATGTTATGGCAAAAATGCTGAGAAAGTGTGatggaaagaaaattataagatttttatataattttttcaaaatctgtGAGTCATTTTCAGAATATAAACCACACTGCCTAAATAAGGGTCAATAGTTGATTTACTCTTCATAatgtatacatctgacaaaggactaatatccagaatttacaacaaactcaaacaaatcaataagaacaaaacaaacaatcccatcaaaaagtgggctaaggacatgaacagacaattctcagaaGAAGATAAACTAATTGTcagcaaacatttgaaaaaatgctcaacttcactaatgatcagggagatgcaaatcaaaaccacaatgtgataccactgtactcctgcaagaatgtccataatcaaaaaatagaaaaacaggagatgttggcatggatgcagtgatcagggaacacttctacactgctggtgggattgtAAGCTAGTacagccaccatggaaaacagtgtggagtttccttaaagaactaaaaatagaactaccatttgatccagcaatccactactgggtatctatccagaggaaaagaagtcattatttgaaaaatatacttgcacactcatgtttatagcaacacaattcacaaatgcaaaatcatggaaccaactcaaatgcccatcgatCAACGAATGGGTAAAGAAACTATGgcatatatataatggaatactactcagccataaaaaggaatgaattaatagcatttgcaatgacctggatgagactggagactattattctaagtgaagtaactcaagaatggaaaaccaaagatCATATGTTCTCaatgatatgtgggagctaagctatgaggacacaaagccataaaaatgatataatggaTTTTGGAGACTTGgggagaagagtgggaggggggcgggggataaaagacaacaaatatgatgcagtgtatactgcttggatgATGGGTGCACAAGGATCTCATAAAtctccactaaagaacttactcatgtaaccaaatacacCCATACCCCAATGAcctatggaaaataaaataataaaataaaaatagttgatttaccaagcaaaaaagaaaaagaaaaaaagaaattattcatagttacttttttagtttttaaaggatcTGAAGCTTTGGTTTGCCACTGGGTTTGACTTATAAATTGGATGAATGATTAGATGTGGAAAACACATTTGTCTTAGTCAATTAGGGATGTTATAACAAATACcatacactgggtggcttaaacaacagattgATTTTCTCACACTTGTGGAAGCTAGGAGTCACTATCAggatgccagcatggttgggttctggtaaGACTTCTTCCTAGCTTGTAGGCAGCCACCAtcttgctgtgtgctcacatgacCTCTTCTTTGTGTAtgcaaggagagaaaggaaaagcactggtctcctcctcttcttgtaagagcactaatcccattatgGGGCTCACCATCATGAGCTCCTCTAAACCCAGTTACCTCCCAAAGATACTATCACATGGGGCATTAGAGCTTCGACATATGGATTTggcagggacacaaacattcagtccataacaatacTTCTTTCCCCTCTAAACACATAGAAAATCTgaatcatatattttttattaaaaattggtcAAGAAGAGAACGACataagcaagatggcagaataggagttCTCCAGTTTCACTCCCCCACACAGAAATCCAACTAGAAGCACCCACAATCAAGAATACCATCCTAACACAaggacacggggaggggaacaacacacactggggcctgttggcagAGTGGGGGCGGTGGAAGGAGAGAATCGGGATAAAAAGCTAACGCATGCAGGACTTAGTACCTCGGTGATGGGTTGCcaggtgcagcaaaacaccacGGCACACGTTTACCCacgtaacaaatctgcatatcctgcacatgtatcctggaacttaaaatttttagaaaaacatctTGAATATTCCAGGAATTGGGACTGAGGCTGAGACACCACCCTGGGCCACACAACTGAGAAGAGCCATGATCAAAGAGTAACAGAAATTGTTCCCTGACCATTTCACCCTCCCCAAAGTCAGCACCGCACCACACACAGAGAATGTTCCTAGACCCACAGTTTCTACAATAAGAAAAGGGAATTGGAGGCCAATACTCAGTTTCCCCACCATTCTGGGATCCTTTGTAGGAGGAGACAAGCTCATGCTTGTCTCATCCCAGGGGAAACAGAGAGAGTGCCAGCAGAGTTAAACCACCTGGGGTCAGTTGGAAACAAAGAATGAAGGTAGGACTTAAAGTAGCCAGCACACAGATCTTGGGAATTGCTCTGTATTCTGGCCAATAGAGGTGCCACACCAGAAGAAACTAGTCGACAACATCGTGCTGTAGGAAACATTGTCCATAGGCCTTTCAGGCTCAAATCCTGAGCCACCTTCCCCACAAAACCCAGTTGCTTTCATTAGTCTTCCCCAGGTTGAGAGGCAACTGCATGTCAGCAATTACCTGTAAAATGACCATCTGGACTTGCCCAACCTTActtcctgggatgcaagcctggttcaacatacacaaatcgataaatgtgatttatcacataaacagaattaaaagcaaaaaccgtatgatcatctcaatagaaacagaaaaaggttttggtaaaatccagcatcccttcatgataaaactcCTCAAGAGAGTAGGCAtccaaggaacatacctcaaaataataagagccatctatgacaaacccacagccaacatcatacttaatgggcaaaagctggagccATTCCCCTTGAGACCCGGagcaaaacaaggatgcccactctcaccaccctattcaatatagtactggaaggcCTAGCCAGAgcgatcaggcaagagaaataagaggcctccaaataagaaaagaataggTCAAACTATTgaaaagtgggacctaattaCCCAAAGAGcatctacacagcaaaagaaactatcaaaagagtaaacagacaacctgcagaacgggagaaaatatt
The sequence above is a segment of the Gorilla gorilla gorilla isolate KB3781 chromosome 19, NHGRI_mGorGor1-v2.1_pri, whole genome shotgun sequence genome. Coding sequences within it:
- the LOC101144085 gene encoding olfactory receptor 1D5, with the protein product MDGDNQSENSQFLLLGISESPEQQQILFWMFLSMYLVTVLGNVLIILAISSDSRLHTPMYFFLANLSFTDLFFVTNTIPKMLVNFQSQNKAISYAECLTQLYFLVSLVTLDNLILAVMAYDRYVAICCPLHYVTAMSPRLCVLLLSLCWGLSVLYGLLLTLLMNRVTFCGPREIHYLFCEMYVLLRLACSNTHIIHTVLVATGCFIFLTPLGFMTTSYVRIVRTILQIPSASKKYKTFSTCASHLGVVSLFYGTLAMVYLQPLHTYSMKDSVATVMYAVVTPMINPFIYSLRNKDMHGVLGRVLGRPFQRPK